CAAGAACTGCCTCAACTAAACTCACTGCAAATTGAACGATGCGTCTTACTACCAAACTCTACTAGCGTCCAACTACACATTTTTGCAGATGCCTCTCAAGTCGCATACGGCACTTGTGCATATCTCCGATCAATAAACCAGGAAGGTACAATTAAAATCTCATTGATTGCCGCTAGATCACGAGTCGCACCTCTAAAGACGCTTAGCATTCCACGATTGGAACTTTGCAGTGCCCTCTTGGCCAGCGAATTGTATAAGTCGGTTCAGCACGCTATGCGGCTCGATGTTGAAAGCTATTTTTGGCTTGACAGTACTGTCGCACTTCATTGGATTCAAGCATCACCATCAAAATGGAACACCTTCGTCAGTAACCGTGTAGCGAAGATACAACAGGCAACGAGCAGCTGTATATGGAGTCACGTAAGCGGACTAGAAAATCCAGCTGATCACATATCTCGCGGACTAACTTCCACAGAGCTGATCAATTGTGACCAATGGTGGCACGGCCCTCCATGGCTGCAGTTTCAACAAGAACAGTGGCCTAAACCACAATTGTCATCCGAgctaccaccagaagtgtccATCGAAACTCGCGTTACTATTAGTTCAACTCCGGCTGCCCGATGCGCTGATCACGAACAGGTTGAGTTCATGAATAATCTGATCTCCAGATTCTCGAATTACAAGAGATTGCTACGTGTGAGAAATGTGAGAAATCTCACTTAACGTTGTATCCGCGCACTGTATCTTTCGCAAAAATGTTTCTATCTCCGAAACCCTTAAAACGTGTGTTACGATGTCCGTGTtctgtttgctactgtttattcATTTGTCTTCTTTTCCTTATTCTAAATTCATTATTGATCTAGGCAAGTTCATCTAGGGCAATTAGTCTTTCGTCAAGTGTGTGAAAACTTTCATGAaacctttcatgcaaaatatttCCAACATTCCCGGCCACCAAAGAAGGAACTTCTTTAACTAATCTAACACATGGTGGCTTATCTATGAATTCAATTAAATGGCTTGGTTGATGAACAAGTGTTAAATTATTCACAACGTGAACTAGTGTAAGTGAAGTGATTTCCTATCATACGCTTTCCTAGCTATTAGCAATCTTGAATAATATCAGGATCTGGCAAAATTGCTAACCTAGCAGTGGCACGCATTATTTCCTTTCCTGCACCCGTGCGCAACGTAACAACGCGAACTACTCCGTCCTTCCCTGGGTGCAATTTCGTAATTCTACCCATTGGCCACAATGTAGGTGGATTATTGTCTTCCCGGACTATTACGAGTTGTCCCTCCTTTAATTCTATCGGTTTTAGAGCAGCATTCTTTGCACGGGCCTGTAATTGCTGCAAATATTCGGGGTACCACCGTGCCCATATACATTGAAGGTGTTTCTGAACTAGCTCGTACTCCTTTAACCGATTTGAACTAATGTTTCTACGATCAACCTGTGGTGGTGCTAACATGTTTGACCCTATTAAAAAATGACCCGGTGTCAATGGTTCCATATCAGTGGGCTCGCTTGATAACGGAACTAGTGGTCTCGAATTGAGACATTGCTCGACCTGAGCCAACAGTGTTAACCAGCCTTCCTGGGTGAGGCTCGCCGTTCCAATCGTCCGCACAATGTGATGCTTAGCCGACCGTACCGCAGCCTCCCATAACCCACCGAAATGAGGCGCCCGTGGGGGAATAAACTTCCACTGGATCTCGTGATTCGTGCACCAATTGAAAATATCTTCTCGATCAGTGTCTTTGCACTTCAGCATCTGATAGAGACGATGCAGCTCGTGCGCAGCCCCTTTGAAATTGGTAGCGTTGTCCGAATGGATTTCAGCGACTAGTCCTCTGCGCGCGACGAATCGACGAAGCGCCGCTAAAAAGGCAAAAGACGTTAGATCGCTGACCAGTTCGATATGCACTGCTCTCGTTGAGAAGCATACGAATATGGCTATGTACGCCTTTGTCGCACTTCGATTTCGAACAGCTGACTTAATCATCACCGGTCCGCAATAGTCTACTCCACACACAGCAAACGGTCTTGTCGGTGACACTCTCGATGTAGGAAGATCAGCGACAGTCTGTTTCACCAACGAAGGTTTACTTTTAAAACACTGGTGACACCGAtgaaaaacagtttttgctaAACTGCGTCCTCCAAGTATCCAGTATCGCTGACGAAGTGATGCGAGTAGAAGTTGCGGTCCAGCATGCAACAGTTTATGATGGTACCAACGAGCCAATAATGCTGCAAGCGGATGTTTCAATGATAACACGATCGGATGTTTGGTGTCATCTGTTATCTGAGCATTCCGAAGCCGGCCACCAACACGTAACGTTCCCGCATGATCGATGAAAGGAGACAGCCATCTTAACCGTGAGTGTCGCGGAATGTCCTTGCCATTCGTGATTGCGTGAAGATCCTCGGGAAACGAATAATTCTGAGCCAGTTGAGACAAGCGTACCTCAGCATGAAGTAGTTCATCCTTTGAGATTGCTGGAACCAATGCGATGAGTTCTGCTAGCGTACGTTTCATGTTCACTGCTGATACCGACGATTTCCCTTCCTTTAAACAACGCAGATAGCGTAGAACGTAGGCGGTGGTTCGACGAAGTTTCAGGTAATCCGAAGATCGTGCGAAGTATTGGCTGCCAAAATCGTTCGTAGAAGAAATTGCAGACACCACTTGTACAGATCTTTCCTCTTCATGACCAATGATTTCGTCTGCGATTGTGGTTTCATGTGGCCAATCTTCTTCCTTGTTGCATAACCAATGTGGTCCATGCCACCAGCGATGGGAAGCTAAAAGCTTATCTGGAAGCAGACCACGAGAAATATCATCTGCTGGGTTGTCCACCCCAGGGACGTGTCTCCAGCATTTGATGCGAGTTTCCTCCTGAATCTGTGCCACTCTGTTGGCGACAAAGGGCGTCCAGCGACGTGGAGGTGAGTTCAGCCATTGTAGCACTGTCATCGAATCAGTCCAACCGAAGGTGGTGATAGGTATGTTGAGTGAACGACTGATTCTTTGAAACAAGTGCACAGCTAAACGTGCAGCGCAGAGCTCGAGTCTGGCGATAGAATGCGAATTCGCCAGCGACACTACCTTCGACTTCGCGGTCACCAGGTTTACAGAAATTCCACCTTGATTTTCTGCTCGAAGATAACAGCAGGCTCCGTATGCTGCTTGAGAGGCATCCGCGAAGACGTGCAATTGGATGGTAGTTGGGTTTGGGAGAGACATGAACCGTGGAATGCGCAGTTCCCGCAAAGAGTGTAGCGACAAGTGAAACTTGTTCCACTCCTGTTGAAGATTTAATGGTAGTACGCTGTCCCAATCCAGTGTAGCACCATTCTCCTTGAACGACCATAATTGTTgcataaatatttttgcaaGCACGATCGTTGGGCCTAGCAATCCAAGTATGTCGAATATCTTCGCGATGTATGATAACACTAAGCGCTTTGTTAATGATGATGCGGCAGGTGGTAGTTCGATGCGAAATCGGATCATGTCTTCAGTTGGTTCCCAGATCAGTCCCAAAGTGGACACAAATTGCGCCGTACTCCATTCCCGAGGAGTTTGCAACGCCAAATCCTCCTGAGGGATCCCATGAAGCGCCTCAGGACTGTTCGATGCCCATTTCTTCAACGTGAGCCCAGCCGACTGCAACATGGTTGAAATTTGTTTCTGCATCTCGATCGCTTCCGACAACTCGTTCGTCCCCGTCAATAGATCGTCCACGTAAAAATCTCGAAGCACCGGATTCACTGCGCGAGGGTATTGTTCTTGACAATCGTAGGCAATTTGCTTCAACGTTCGTGTGGCCAAGAATGGCGCAGATGCGGTACCATAAGTTACTGTCTGAAGCTCGTAGGTTGCTATGGGTTCTGACGGATCCTTTCTGTACCGAATTCGAAGGAAGTTTCTATCTGCAGAGTGATGACGAATTTGACGGTACATCTTTTCAACGTCAGCCGTGATCGCAATAGCATGGGATCGAAATCGGAGCATTATCGTATACAAATCTTGTTGAACGACAGGTCCAACCAGCAGTGAGTCGTTCAACGAAAAACCTGACGTCGTCTTACACGACGCATCGAAAACTACACGAACCTTGGTGGTCGTGCTGGATTCCTTTACCACAGCATGGTGCGGTAAGTAATAGTGTGGACACGAATCATCGATTGGCTCCTCGAGCCTTTTCATGTGTCCCAAGTGTTCATACTCTTGCATAAACGATGAGTATGCTTCTCTCATGTCAGGATTACACTTCAGGCGCCGTTCTACCGCTAGCAGACGACGATCTGCTATTTGCCTTGAGGTTCCTAAAATGACACTAGGATTAGATTTGTGTGGCAAGCTAACGACATACCTTCCAGAATCATCCCGAGTTGTATTGGCGATGAAATGATTCTCACAGATGTCTTCTTCCACCGACAGAGCCGGCTCATCGGAGATGGTTTCACTCTCCCAGAAACGTGTCATGATTGTTTCCAATGGAATTTCCCTCGTTGCAACATGACATACTCGTATGGACTGAGATGAATGCATTGCATTCCCGGAAACAGCCCATCCCAATTGGGTCTCCACTAGCCACGGCTTGCCGGTTCCTAACGATCGCTTGCGTCCAGTATGAAGCTCCCAAAATGGATTACTACCGATGACGATATCCACCTTACCAGGAACGTGGTAATTCGGATCTGCAAGCGTCACATTCGGCATTTTCCATGAAGAAACGTCTATCGGTTTGGTAGGAATGTCTGCCGTAGGTGCgtccaaaatgaaaaattccaTCGGTGTGGCAAAATGTAGGTCCTTGGATCGAACATTAACGGTGATCGAACCCTTCACCTGGTGCATTGCTTTGCCGATGCCAGAAATACACACATTCACTTTCATACGAGGTGTCACGAGTTTCCGAGCCAATGATTCCGATATGAAATTTGACATCGAACCAGAATCAAGAAGCGCCCTTGCTTCGTATCTCGTGCCATAATCGTCTTCGATGTAAACTAATGCAGTCTCTAGGAACACCATTTCGTCGTCGGATTGTGCTGCTAAAGTAACTTTTGGTTGCACAGTTACAGATGATTGCGATGCGTGATGAAGTAGGCTATGATGACGTTCGTGGCATGAGCGGCACGAATACCCGGATTTGCACAATTTCACTTGGTGAGAACTACTAAGACAGTTCCAACATACACCCTTTGTTTTGACGATGTCTCGTCGTTGTTGTATATCCTTGCTGATAAATACCGGACAATTGCGTAACAGATGAGGATCCGGACACTGTAACGGACATGTCTGCTGTTGAAAAGAAGCAGAGCTGGATGGATTCTTCTGCACTGCAGCTGCGTTTATGATCGATTTTCGTTGTGCAGGAAGACGATATGCGCCGGCCACCTTGGTAGAAGCCATCTTTCCGCACACCAAGCTGTTTCTCGCTTTCAGAATTTGCACTCGATCCTGCAGGAACTCGATCAACTCACTGTATTTATCACTTTTAAACTGTACTGAGTGTTCCTCCCAAGCTAAAATGGTTTCGTCGTCCATTTTCATCAGTAGCAAGTTGGACAAGGGAGTGTCCCATGAATCGACTGGTTCTTGTAGCTTCACCAGTCCCTTCACATTTCGTGTGAATTCATCCACCAACGACGTTAACCCGTCGACAGTTTGCGTCTCGATTCCCGGAAGAAAATGTAACTTCCGCCAGTACTCGCGAATCAGGGTTCGCGGGTTATCGTAACGCTTAAGTAGTGACGCCCACGTCACTGCGT
This is a stretch of genomic DNA from Anopheles moucheti chromosome X unlocalized genomic scaffold, idAnoMoucSN_F20_07 X_unloc_1, whole genome shotgun sequence. It encodes these proteins:
- the LOC128307495 gene encoding uncharacterized protein LOC128307495, whose translation is MDKKLKAAQHKKLIALEHIKSLERFKESFSSGDASQIPEAMEGLEQHRSDFFAAVAKLEECDDSSEAIQSCIHDRIDMEERCRRLKSFLRENQRKEASPLNDSTLLANSTLAFGRPNATNLRLPKIDLPTFDGDSTKWLSFRDRFVSMIDASAELPPIAKLQYLLSSLKGEAAVPFEHVALTTENYAVTWASLLKRYDNPRTLIREYWRKLHFLPGIETQTVDGLTSLVDEFTRNVKGLVKLQEPVDSWDTPLSNLLLMKMDDETILAWEEHSVQFKSDKYSELIEFLQDRVQILKARNSLVCGKMASTKVAGAYRLPAQRKSIINAAAVQKNPSSSASFQQQTCPLQCPDPHLLRNCPVFISKDIQQRRDIVKTKGVCWNCLSSSHQVKLCKSGYSCRSCHERHHSLLHHASQSSVTVQPKVTLAAQSDDEMVFLETALVYIEDDYGTRYEARALLDSGSMSNFISESLARKLVTPRMKVNVCISGIGKAMHQVKGSITVNVRSKDLHFATPMEFFILDAPTADIPTKPIDVSSWKMPNVTLADPNYHVPGKVDIVIGSNPFWELHTGRKRSLGTGKPWLVETQLGWAVSGNAMHSSQSIRVCHVATREIPLETIMTRFWESETISDEPALSVEEDICENHFIANTTRDDSGRYVVSLPHKSNPSVILGTSRQIADRRLLAVERRLKCNPDMREAYSSFMQEYEHLGHMKRLEEPIDDSCPHYYLPHHAVVKESSTTTKVRVVFDASCKTTSGFSLNDSLLVGPVVQQDLYTIMLRFRSHAIAITADVEKMYRQIRHHSADRNFLRIRYRKDPSEPIATYELQTVTYGTASAPFLATRTLKQIAYDCQEQYPRAVNPVLRDFYVDDLLTGTNELSEAIEMQKQISTMLQSAGLTLKKWASNSPEALHGIPQEDLALQTPREWSTAQFVSTLGLIWEPTEDMIRFRIELPPAASSLTKRLVLSYIAKIFDILGLLGPTIVLAKIFMQQLWSFKENGATLDWDSHTEPAVIFEQKIKVEFL